In Mycobacterium sp. JS623, one genomic interval encodes:
- a CDS encoding alpha/beta fold hydrolase translates to MTTYVLVPGACHGAWCFDDLAKGLRAQGHRVLTVTLTGIAERAHLLHAGVNLETHITDVQAEMAVHNVFDAVLVGHSYGGMVTTAVADRVPQQVNSLVYVDAFVPRNGESCWTLTTDEQREWYTGVDETGYGVPPMPFFDARATAHPLASLMQPARLTGDLSRFRKRAYVYATKWEGESPFAATFNRVRHDPTWTTHVLDGAHNLMRDCPDELLRILLGAA, encoded by the coding sequence ATGACCACATACGTATTGGTGCCCGGAGCGTGCCATGGCGCGTGGTGCTTCGACGACCTCGCCAAAGGCCTTCGGGCCCAAGGGCATCGGGTGCTTACCGTCACGCTGACCGGCATCGCGGAGCGCGCGCATCTGTTGCACGCCGGCGTGAACCTCGAAACGCACATAACCGATGTACAGGCCGAAATGGCCGTGCACAACGTCTTCGACGCGGTGCTCGTCGGGCACAGCTACGGCGGCATGGTGACCACCGCGGTGGCGGATCGTGTTCCGCAACAAGTCAATTCACTGGTGTATGTGGATGCATTCGTCCCGCGCAACGGCGAGTCGTGCTGGACGCTGACCACCGACGAGCAGCGGGAGTGGTACACGGGGGTTGATGAAACCGGCTACGGTGTGCCGCCGATGCCGTTCTTCGATGCCCGCGCCACCGCGCATCCGCTCGCATCGCTGATGCAGCCGGCCCGGTTGACCGGGGATCTGTCCCGCTTCCGCAAGCGGGCGTACGTGTACGCGACCAAGTGGGAGGGTGAGTCGCCGTTCGCGGCGACGTTCAACCGTGTGCGACACGACCCGACGTGGACCACGCATGTGCTCGACGGCGCGCACAACCTGATGCGCGACTGCCCGGACGAGCTGCTGCGCATTCTGCTCGGCGCGGCCTAG
- a CDS encoding YwaF family protein, translated as MAAREFTAYGPSHWAVIAVFAIGAVLLVWVGRRQTDGQARLLGRILGALTALIYAAILVYVLTPPTLDSVPLQLTDLATVVGAYALWSQKHWAYALTYYWGLVLSTQALISPALQSPDFPHYQFLAFWAIHLMVVWAAIYLTWGRGMRPHWRDFRLAVVVTVGWAIVTFTFNRITGTNYGFLNRKPSTASLLDVMGSWPWYVFVGAALIVLVWALMTWPWERMRASS; from the coding sequence ATGGCCGCACGGGAGTTCACTGCCTATGGTCCGTCGCATTGGGCCGTCATCGCCGTGTTTGCAATCGGCGCCGTGCTTTTGGTGTGGGTCGGGCGCAGGCAAACCGACGGGCAAGCCCGGCTCCTCGGGCGCATCCTCGGCGCGCTGACCGCGCTCATCTACGCCGCGATCCTGGTCTACGTCCTGACCCCGCCCACTTTGGATTCAGTGCCACTGCAACTGACCGACCTCGCGACAGTCGTCGGCGCGTACGCCTTGTGGTCGCAGAAGCACTGGGCGTACGCGCTCACCTATTACTGGGGGCTGGTGCTGAGCACGCAGGCGTTGATCTCGCCAGCGCTGCAGAGTCCCGATTTTCCGCACTATCAGTTTCTGGCGTTCTGGGCGATTCACCTGATGGTCGTGTGGGCGGCCATCTATCTGACTTGGGGTCGCGGCATGCGACCTCATTGGCGCGACTTTCGCTTGGCGGTCGTCGTCACCGTGGGATGGGCCATCGTGACGTTCACTTTCAACCGGATCACCGGAACCAATTACGGCTTCCTCAACCGAAAACCGTCCACTGCGTCGCTGTTGGACGTGATGGGGTCGTGGCCCTGGTACGTCTTCGTCGGAGCCGCGCTGATTGTGCTTGTGTGGGCGTTGATGACGTGGCCGTGGGAACGGATGCGGGCGTCGAGCTAG
- a CDS encoding lipid-transfer protein, translated as MADRVMSPEPLYILGAGMHPWGKWGNDFTEYGVSAARAALAEAGLDWRQIQLVAGADTIRNGYPGFVAGATFAQKLGWNGVPVSSSYAACASGSQALQSARAQILAGFCDVALVIGADTTPKGFFAPVGGERKNDPDWQRFHLIGATNTVYFAMLARRRMDLYDATLEDFAAVKVKNSRHGLNNPNARYRKEASVEDVLASPVVSDPLRLLDICATSDGAAALIVASAEFAKKHLGSLDGVPSVRAVSTVTPRYPQHLPELPDIATDSTAVVAAPERVFKDQILDAAYAEAGIGPEDLSLAEVYDLSTALELDWYEHLGLCPKGEAEQLLRSGATTIGGRIPVNASGGLACFGEAIPAQAIAQVCELTWQLKGQATGRQVEGATVGVTANQGLFGHGSSVIVAR; from the coding sequence ATGGCGGATCGCGTCATGAGTCCCGAACCGCTCTACATCCTCGGCGCGGGCATGCACCCGTGGGGCAAGTGGGGCAACGACTTCACCGAGTACGGCGTGTCCGCCGCGCGCGCAGCGTTGGCCGAGGCGGGGCTGGACTGGCGTCAGATCCAGCTCGTGGCCGGCGCCGACACCATCCGCAACGGATATCCCGGCTTCGTCGCGGGGGCGACTTTCGCGCAGAAGCTCGGCTGGAACGGCGTGCCGGTGTCGTCGTCATATGCCGCATGCGCCAGCGGGTCCCAGGCATTGCAGAGCGCCCGCGCCCAGATCCTGGCCGGCTTCTGCGACGTCGCTTTGGTGATCGGCGCGGACACGACGCCGAAGGGTTTCTTCGCCCCGGTCGGCGGCGAGCGTAAGAACGACCCCGACTGGCAGCGATTTCACCTGATAGGTGCGACGAACACCGTGTACTTCGCGATGCTGGCCCGTCGCCGGATGGACCTCTACGACGCGACGCTCGAGGACTTCGCCGCGGTGAAGGTGAAGAACTCGCGTCACGGCCTGAACAATCCGAATGCGCGTTACCGCAAGGAGGCCTCCGTCGAGGACGTGTTGGCCAGTCCGGTGGTGTCGGATCCGCTTCGGCTGCTGGACATTTGCGCGACGTCAGACGGCGCCGCCGCGCTGATCGTGGCCAGCGCCGAGTTCGCGAAGAAGCATTTGGGTTCGCTGGACGGCGTGCCGTCGGTGCGCGCGGTGTCGACGGTGACGCCACGCTATCCGCAGCATCTGCCTGAATTGCCGGATATCGCAACGGATTCCACGGCGGTGGTGGCAGCGCCGGAACGAGTGTTCAAGGACCAGATCCTCGACGCCGCCTACGCCGAGGCCGGCATCGGGCCCGAGGACTTGAGCCTCGCAGAGGTCTACGATCTGTCCACCGCGCTGGAGCTGGATTGGTATGAGCACCTTGGCCTTTGCCCGAAGGGTGAGGCCGAGCAGCTGCTGCGCAGTGGAGCGACGACGATCGGCGGGCGCATCCCGGTCAATGCCTCCGGTGGGTTGGCGTGCTTCGGCGAAGCCATTCCGGCGCAGGCCATCGCGCAGGTCTGCGAGCTGACGTGGCAGCTCAAGGGGCAGGCCACCGGCCGTCAGGTCGAGGGCGCGACCGTCGGCGTCACCGCGAACCAAGGTCTGTTCGGCCACGGTTCGTCGGTCATCGTTGCTCGCTAG
- a CDS encoding ABC transporter ATP-binding protein has translation MTIEDLAGVHREIHAAEGEVLLETKDLTVKFGGLVALDSVTFNIKRGEILGLIGPNGAGKTTCFNAITGVYRPSSGAVIFDGAPLGRIKRHQITRKGIARTFQNIRLWGEMTALENVVVATDARHKTSVPGALVRTPRHRREEKTAVERAAALLHFVGIAHRGEEKAKNLPYGDQRRLEIARALATEPKLICLDEPAAGFNPSEKAALIELIRKIRDDGYTVLLIEHDMRLVMGVTDRIVVLEFGRKIADGLPHDIREDPKVVAAYLGVPDDDVE, from the coding sequence ATGACAATCGAGGACCTGGCGGGCGTCCACCGCGAGATCCACGCCGCCGAAGGCGAAGTCCTTTTGGAGACAAAGGATTTGACTGTGAAGTTCGGCGGGCTCGTCGCGCTGGACTCGGTCACCTTCAACATCAAGCGCGGGGAGATCCTCGGCCTGATCGGACCCAACGGCGCGGGCAAGACCACCTGCTTCAACGCGATCACCGGCGTGTACCGCCCGAGTTCGGGGGCGGTGATCTTCGACGGGGCGCCGCTGGGCCGGATCAAACGCCACCAGATCACCCGCAAGGGCATCGCTCGCACGTTCCAGAACATCCGGCTGTGGGGCGAAATGACGGCGCTGGAAAACGTCGTCGTCGCGACCGATGCGCGACACAAGACGTCGGTACCGGGTGCGCTGGTGCGAACCCCGCGGCATCGCCGAGAAGAGAAGACGGCGGTCGAACGAGCTGCGGCGCTCTTGCACTTCGTCGGCATCGCGCACCGCGGCGAGGAGAAGGCCAAGAACCTGCCCTACGGCGACCAGCGGCGGCTGGAGATCGCCAGGGCGCTGGCCACCGAGCCCAAGCTGATTTGCCTCGACGAACCCGCAGCCGGCTTCAACCCCAGCGAGAAGGCCGCGCTGATCGAGCTGATCCGCAAGATCCGCGACGACGGCTATACGGTGTTGCTCATCGAACATGACATGCGTCTGGTGATGGGCGTGACGGACCGGATCGTGGTGCTGGAATTCGGCCGCAAGATCGCCGACGGCCTGCCGCATGACATTCGCGAGGATCCGAAGGTCGTCGCCGCATACCTGGGGGTGCCCGACGATGACGTCGAGTGA
- a CDS encoding ANTAR domain-containing response regulator, whose product MTASPTNADKPRRVLVAEDEALIRLDLAEMLREEGFEVVGEAGDGQEAVDLAESLRPDLVIMDVKMPRRDGIDAASEIASKRIAPIVILTAFSQRDLVERARDAGAMAYLVKPFNITDLIPAIEVAVSRFSEIAALENEVATLSERLETRKLVERAKGLLQQKQGMTEPEAFKWIQRAAMDRRTTMKRVAEVVLETLDTPEKA is encoded by the coding sequence ATGACCGCGTCACCGACCAACGCCGATAAGCCGCGCCGCGTTCTCGTCGCCGAAGACGAGGCGCTCATCCGGCTGGACTTGGCCGAGATGCTGCGTGAAGAAGGCTTCGAGGTCGTCGGCGAGGCCGGCGACGGCCAGGAAGCCGTCGATCTTGCCGAGAGTCTCCGGCCCGATCTCGTGATCATGGACGTCAAGATGCCGCGTCGCGACGGCATTGACGCCGCATCCGAGATCGCCAGCAAGAGAATCGCGCCGATCGTCATTCTGACCGCGTTCAGTCAGCGCGATCTGGTGGAGCGCGCCCGCGACGCCGGCGCGATGGCGTATCTCGTCAAGCCGTTCAACATCACCGACTTGATCCCGGCAATCGAGGTGGCCGTCAGCCGGTTCAGTGAGATCGCCGCGCTGGAAAACGAAGTCGCAACGCTGTCGGAGCGGTTGGAGACTCGCAAGCTGGTCGAACGCGCCAAGGGTTTGCTGCAGCAAAAGCAGGGGATGACCGAGCCCGAGGCCTTCAAGTGGATCCAGCGCGCCGCGATGGATCGCCGGACCACCATGAAGCGCGTCGCCGAAGTGGTGCTGGAAACCCTCGATACGCCGGAGAAAGCGTAA
- a CDS encoding Zn-ribbon domain-containing OB-fold protein: MSASTQPAIDGWFATDGSGAPYLIGGKCHQCGTYVFPPRANNCPNPSCDGDELAQVPLSRRGTLWSYTENRYAPPPPYPSPDPFEPFAVAAVQLADEGLIVLGKVVEGTLAADLKVGMEMELTTMPLFVDDDGVERIVYAWRIAS, encoded by the coding sequence GTGTCAGCTTCTACGCAACCTGCGATCGACGGGTGGTTCGCGACCGACGGGTCCGGAGCTCCGTATCTGATCGGCGGCAAGTGCCACCAGTGTGGAACGTATGTGTTTCCGCCGCGGGCCAACAATTGCCCCAATCCCTCATGTGACGGCGACGAACTAGCTCAGGTGCCGTTGTCGCGCCGTGGCACGCTGTGGAGCTACACCGAAAACCGCTACGCCCCGCCGCCGCCCTACCCGTCGCCAGATCCGTTCGAACCGTTCGCCGTCGCGGCCGTGCAATTGGCCGACGAGGGCCTGATCGTGCTCGGCAAGGTCGTCGAGGGCACCCTGGCAGCGGATCTGAAGGTTGGCATGGAGATGGAGTTGACCACCATGCCGCTGTTCGTCGATGACGACGGCGTCGAACGCATCGTCTACGCATGGCGGATCGCGTCATGA
- a CDS encoding branched-chain amino acid ABC transporter substrate-binding protein, whose product MRARVARNVFALGSAGLVVLGIAGCNQSKPEEQSSQTPLKIVEQVQIDEQGKEVKSDQSAAPADPAGDGKATCPPVSIAMAGALNGPDAALGINIKNGVQLAIDKHNAANPGCQVQLKPFDTEGDPQKATAIAPQIVDDQYTIGLVGPAFSGETKATGTVFDQAGLVATTASATNPTLSQNGWKTFFRGLANDAVQGPAVANYLKNTLNYKKICVIDDSTDYGLGLASAVRQTLGPIADSGCNISVKKGDKDFSAAVTQVKGVSPDAVFYGGYYSEAAPLTQQLKDGGFTGTFVSADGTKDPEYVKQGGEATKGAILSCPCGPATGSFADEYKKKFNTDAGTYSAEGYDLGTILVKGIDSGAITRPALLDFVKNYNGQGTARKYQWTPTGELTTNLIWIFKVQ is encoded by the coding sequence GTGCGCGCACGCGTAGCACGGAATGTATTTGCTCTCGGTAGTGCGGGTTTGGTTGTCCTCGGTATTGCCGGCTGCAACCAGTCCAAGCCTGAGGAACAGTCGTCGCAGACCCCGCTGAAGATCGTCGAACAGGTACAGATCGACGAGCAAGGCAAGGAGGTCAAGTCGGACCAGAGCGCCGCGCCTGCCGATCCGGCCGGTGACGGCAAGGCCACCTGCCCGCCGGTGTCGATCGCGATGGCGGGCGCGCTCAACGGCCCCGACGCCGCGCTCGGCATCAACATCAAAAACGGCGTGCAGCTCGCCATCGACAAGCACAACGCCGCCAACCCTGGTTGCCAGGTGCAGCTGAAGCCGTTCGATACCGAGGGTGATCCGCAGAAGGCCACCGCGATCGCGCCGCAGATCGTCGACGATCAGTACACGATCGGCCTTGTCGGCCCGGCGTTCTCCGGCGAGACGAAGGCCACCGGCACCGTGTTCGACCAGGCCGGCCTTGTCGCCACCACGGCGTCCGCGACTAACCCGACGCTCAGCCAAAACGGTTGGAAGACGTTCTTCCGCGGCCTGGCCAACGATGCCGTGCAGGGCCCGGCAGTCGCCAACTATTTGAAGAACACGTTGAACTACAAGAAGATCTGCGTGATCGACGACAGCACCGATTACGGCCTCGGGCTGGCCTCTGCGGTGCGTCAAACTCTGGGGCCGATCGCCGATTCGGGATGCAACATCTCAGTGAAGAAGGGCGACAAGGACTTCTCCGCCGCGGTCACACAGGTCAAGGGCGTCAGCCCGGACGCGGTGTTCTACGGCGGCTACTACTCTGAGGCGGCGCCGCTGACCCAGCAGCTGAAGGACGGCGGCTTCACCGGAACCTTCGTGTCGGCCGACGGCACCAAGGACCCCGAGTACGTCAAGCAGGGTGGCGAAGCGACCAAGGGCGCCATTCTGTCCTGCCCGTGCGGACCGGCCACCGGATCGTTCGCCGACGAGTACAAGAAGAAGTTCAACACCGACGCCGGCACCTACAGCGCAGAGGGCTACGACCTCGGCACGATCCTGGTCAAGGGCATCGACTCGGGCGCCATCACCCGGCCCGCGCTGCTCGACTTCGTCAAGAACTACAACGGCCAGGGGACGGCGCGTAAGTACCAGTGGACGCCAACCGGTGAGCTCACCACCAACCTCATCTGGATCTTCAAGGTTCAGTAG
- a CDS encoding ABC transporter ATP-binding protein: MTSSDDRPILLEARDVVVHYGRIKALHGVSLVVHEGELVTLLGSNGAGKTTMMRAISGLRPLTSGSVWFNGQDISRVKAHKRVTDGLIQAPEGRGVFPGMTVTENIEMGCYGRKFASKAEHKERLDWVLETFPRLAERKNQVGGTLSGGEQQMLAIGRALMARPKVLLLDEPSMGLAPMVISQIFKIIAEINSQGTTVLLVEQNAQQALSRSDRAYILETGEVTREGNARELLADDSIRAAYLGVA; this comes from the coding sequence ATGACGTCGAGTGATGATCGCCCAATCCTGCTGGAGGCCCGCGATGTCGTCGTGCACTACGGCCGCATCAAGGCCCTGCACGGGGTGTCGCTGGTGGTGCATGAAGGCGAATTGGTGACGCTGCTGGGCTCCAATGGCGCAGGCAAAACGACGATGATGCGGGCGATTTCGGGCCTGCGGCCGCTGACGTCGGGTTCGGTGTGGTTCAACGGGCAGGACATCTCCCGCGTGAAGGCACACAAGAGGGTGACCGACGGTCTGATTCAGGCGCCGGAGGGCCGGGGCGTGTTCCCCGGCATGACCGTCACCGAGAACATCGAAATGGGTTGCTACGGGCGTAAGTTCGCGTCGAAGGCCGAACACAAGGAGCGGCTGGACTGGGTGCTCGAAACGTTCCCGCGGCTGGCCGAACGCAAGAACCAGGTGGGCGGCACACTGTCCGGCGGCGAGCAGCAGATGTTGGCGATCGGCCGCGCACTGATGGCCAGACCCAAGGTGCTGCTGCTTGACGAACCATCGATGGGTCTGGCGCCGATGGTGATATCGCAGATCTTCAAGATCATTGCCGAGATCAACTCGCAGGGCACGACGGTACTGCTGGTCGAGCAGAACGCGCAGCAGGCGCTGAGTCGGTCCGATCGCGCCTACATCCTGGAGACCGGTGAGGTCACCCGCGAGGGCAACGCGCGAGAGTTGTTGGCGGACGACAGCATTCGCGCGGCGTACCTGGGCGTCGCCTAG
- a CDS encoding FAD-dependent monooxygenase, whose amino-acid sequence MTDVLIAGGGVGGLTAALTLHARGIESTVLERASQLRPLGVGINLLPHAVRELYELGLGDKLSQLAVAPTSISYYDTDGELLFREPRGIDGGYGYPQYSVHRGQLQMLLLSALRERLGPNAVRVNTQVESCDDMANGVRVHTSAGDFTAHALVGADGIHSVVRSQLHPEADPLLWSGVRMFRGAAPGDFLDGRTMVIVKDPHGVDLVTYPIGDGLLNWVVMRPEADPGPLPGDVKWNQPGDRSAIVGHLERWKLGFLHAADLVQRTEEVLEYPMVDRDVLPWWGRGRVTLLGDAAHPMYPVGANGGSQAIVDARVLADELARDITGGLRSYEDIRRPETADVVAANRKMHVTGATQRPEDLATVTGRYREDTDADKVSR is encoded by the coding sequence ATGACTGACGTCTTGATTGCCGGCGGCGGCGTCGGAGGGCTGACCGCGGCGTTGACGCTGCACGCGCGCGGCATCGAATCGACCGTTCTTGAACGAGCTTCACAGCTTCGCCCCCTCGGCGTCGGGATCAACCTGTTGCCGCACGCCGTCAGGGAGCTGTATGAGCTCGGTCTTGGCGACAAGCTGTCCCAGCTGGCGGTGGCGCCCACCTCGATCTCGTACTACGACACCGACGGTGAGCTGCTGTTCCGCGAACCACGCGGGATCGATGGCGGCTACGGCTATCCGCAGTACTCCGTGCACCGCGGCCAGCTGCAGATGCTGCTGCTGTCCGCACTGCGAGAACGGCTGGGCCCCAACGCCGTTCGCGTAAACACTCAGGTGGAGAGTTGTGACGACATGGCCAACGGCGTGCGTGTGCACACCTCGGCGGGCGACTTCACGGCGCACGCGCTGGTCGGCGCCGACGGAATCCACTCGGTCGTGCGCTCGCAGTTGCATCCAGAAGCCGACCCGCTGCTGTGGTCGGGCGTGCGGATGTTCCGGGGTGCGGCACCGGGCGATTTCCTCGACGGCCGCACGATGGTGATCGTGAAGGACCCCCACGGCGTCGACCTCGTCACATACCCGATCGGCGACGGCCTGCTCAACTGGGTGGTGATGAGGCCGGAGGCAGACCCCGGGCCGTTGCCGGGCGACGTGAAGTGGAATCAGCCAGGTGACCGCAGCGCCATCGTGGGCCACCTGGAGCGTTGGAAGCTGGGCTTTCTGCACGCCGCCGACCTGGTGCAGCGCACCGAGGAGGTGTTGGAGTATCCGATGGTCGACCGCGACGTGCTGCCGTGGTGGGGTCGCGGGCGGGTGACGTTGCTCGGCGATGCCGCCCATCCGATGTATCCGGTCGGCGCAAACGGTGGTTCGCAGGCGATCGTCGACGCGCGGGTGCTGGCCGACGAGCTGGCGCGCGATATCACCGGCGGGCTGCGGTCCTATGAGGACATCCGTCGTCCTGAGACAGCCGACGTGGTCGCGGCCAACCGCAAGATGCACGTCACCGGCGCCACTCAGCGGCCCGAGGACCTGGCGACGGTGACGGGCAGGTACCGCGAGGACACTGACGCCGACAAGGTGAGCCGATGA
- a CDS encoding branched-chain amino acid ABC transporter permease: protein MIHECMEHGAQYACLAANINFNLEGLRIGFWQLTIDGLAWGAIYALVAVGYTLVFGVLRLINFAHSEIFMLGMFGAYFALDIILGFTPSGNAYNKGIALTVLYLGIAMLFAMLVSGSAAVGLEFVAYRPLRRRGARSLTFLITAIGASFVMQEFVHFILPHLIKGYGGSNAQQPIILVQPKTQFHIFNATVSNVTILIVIAALILAVLTDFAINRTKFGRGIRAVAQDPTTATLMGVSRERIITTTFLIGGLLAGAAALLYTLKVPQGIIYSGGFLLGIKAFSAAVLGGIGNLRGALLGGLLLGIMENYGQAVFGTQWRDVVAFVLLVLVLLFRPTGILGESLGKARA from the coding sequence ATGATTCATGAGTGCATGGAGCACGGGGCCCAGTACGCCTGTCTGGCCGCCAACATCAACTTCAACCTAGAAGGCCTGCGAATCGGCTTCTGGCAGTTGACGATCGACGGGCTTGCCTGGGGAGCCATCTATGCGTTGGTGGCAGTCGGCTACACGCTGGTGTTCGGCGTACTACGGCTGATCAACTTCGCGCATTCCGAGATCTTCATGCTCGGCATGTTCGGCGCCTACTTCGCGCTCGATATCATCCTTGGCTTCACGCCGAGCGGTAACGCGTACAACAAGGGCATCGCGCTGACGGTGTTGTATCTCGGCATCGCAATGCTGTTCGCGATGCTGGTGTCGGGTTCGGCGGCGGTGGGTTTGGAATTCGTCGCGTACCGGCCGTTGCGAAGACGGGGCGCCCGCTCGCTGACGTTTCTCATCACGGCTATCGGTGCGTCATTCGTGATGCAGGAATTCGTCCACTTCATCCTGCCGCACCTCATCAAGGGCTACGGCGGCAGTAACGCGCAACAGCCAATCATCCTGGTACAGCCCAAGACCCAGTTCCACATCTTCAATGCCACGGTCTCCAACGTGACCATCCTGATCGTCATCGCGGCGTTGATCCTCGCGGTACTCACGGATTTCGCGATCAACCGGACCAAGTTCGGCCGCGGCATCCGCGCCGTCGCCCAAGACCCGACAACTGCAACGCTGATGGGTGTTTCCCGTGAACGCATCATCACGACGACATTCCTGATCGGCGGGCTGCTCGCCGGCGCCGCAGCGCTGCTCTACACGCTCAAGGTGCCGCAGGGCATCATCTATTCCGGCGGATTCCTATTGGGCATCAAGGCTTTTTCGGCCGCGGTGCTCGGCGGTATCGGCAACCTCCGCGGCGCTCTGCTCGGCGGCCTGCTGTTGGGCATCATGGAGAATTACGGCCAGGCCGTGTTCGGCACCCAGTGGCGCGACGTGGTGGCGTTCGTGCTGCTGGTTCTGGTGCTGCTTTTCCGGCCGACGGGCATACTCGGGGAGAGCCTCGGGAAGGCACGAGCATGA
- a CDS encoding branched-chain amino acid ABC transporter permease, with amino-acid sequence MSKLLAPGDGLREWWDGLSRVPKWGFGVLLFGALALLPLYTPPFLDTPGISFGGTMAQFAMVAIIAIGLNVVVGQAGLLDLGYVGFYAVGAYTVALLTSPNSPWNKMSATGPFSAPWAWLSCVPLAMAITALAGLILGIPTLRLRGDYLAIVTLGFGEIIRLMADNLSDITNGPRGLSQVAFPRLGESEKLPEGVFSNGNSSGHANYGTWWFWLGLVLIVAILLLVGNLERSRVGRAWVAIREDEDAAEVMGVNTFRFKLWAFVMGAAIGGLSGALYAGQVQYVAPPSFNIINSMLFLCAVVLGGQGNKLGVIFGAFVIVYLPNRLLGVHFLGINMGDLKYLFFGLSLVVMMIFRPEGLFPARARLLAYGKAARDWLRTPPVEKEPAT; translated from the coding sequence ATGAGCAAGCTTTTGGCTCCGGGCGACGGCCTGCGCGAGTGGTGGGACGGCCTGTCCCGAGTGCCGAAGTGGGGCTTCGGCGTCCTGCTGTTCGGCGCGCTGGCGCTGCTGCCGCTGTATACGCCGCCGTTCTTGGACACGCCCGGCATCAGCTTCGGCGGCACGATGGCGCAGTTCGCGATGGTGGCGATCATCGCAATCGGGTTGAACGTCGTGGTCGGCCAGGCTGGCTTGCTCGACCTGGGGTATGTCGGCTTCTACGCCGTCGGCGCCTACACCGTCGCGCTGCTCACCAGCCCCAACAGCCCGTGGAACAAGATGAGCGCCACGGGGCCCTTCAGTGCCCCGTGGGCATGGCTGTCTTGTGTGCCCCTGGCGATGGCTATTACCGCGCTGGCGGGCCTGATCCTCGGGATCCCGACGTTGCGTCTGCGCGGTGACTACCTGGCGATCGTCACGCTGGGATTCGGCGAGATCATCCGGCTGATGGCCGACAACCTGTCCGACATCACGAACGGTCCGCGGGGGCTGAGCCAGGTGGCGTTCCCGCGGCTGGGGGAGAGCGAGAAGCTCCCGGAAGGGGTGTTCTCCAATGGGAACTCATCGGGCCACGCCAACTATGGAACGTGGTGGTTCTGGCTGGGTTTGGTGCTGATCGTCGCCATCCTGCTGTTGGTCGGCAACCTGGAGCGCAGCAGGGTTGGCCGCGCGTGGGTCGCCATCCGGGAGGACGAGGACGCCGCGGAAGTGATGGGCGTCAACACGTTTCGGTTCAAACTGTGGGCGTTCGTGATGGGGGCTGCCATCGGCGGGCTGTCCGGCGCGTTGTATGCGGGCCAGGTGCAGTACGTCGCGCCGCCGAGCTTCAACATCATCAACTCGATGCTGTTCCTGTGTGCGGTGGTGCTGGGCGGGCAGGGCAACAAACTGGGCGTGATTTTCGGCGCGTTCGTCATCGTGTATCTGCCGAACCGACTGCTGGGCGTGCATTTCCTGGGCATCAACATGGGTGACCTGAAGTATCTGTTCTTCGGGCTGTCGCTTGTGGTCATGATGATCTTCCGGCCCGAGGGCCTGTTCCCTGCCCGCGCGCGGCTGTTGGCCTACGGCAAGGCCGCCCGCGACTGGCTGCGAACTCCGCCAGTGGAGAAGGAGCCGGCCACATGA